The window CTCAGTAATATTGGTATATTTTAAACAAGCTATTAGAGGTTAATGGTAAATTACATACAATAAAACTTTTATAGCTAAATGGGTACAAGGCAAACTGCATTACAATTAGAAGTCATTAACCCTTAAGTAAATAggtaaaaattgttttctttcccTATATTTCTGAAATAGGGAAAATTTGTTTTATTTCCCTATATTTCTCAACACCATGTGGTCATGTTGTGATTGTCTCTATAAAATTTTAGATCATAGtcctaaaatatatttattaaaataaaattaaccaGAAATACGTTCTATTAAGTATACAACTACGCCCACATGAAAAACATTTTAATACAACTAATGTTGTACATTAAAACGAGGGATGGGAAGCTCTAGGCGGATGGCAATGGCATTAAAGTAATTTAGCCAAGTCATAGGGGTAAATCCGGAAAATAACATGTAGCCATTTCAATTATTTTGTGTCAATACACAGAATAGCTTCCTCCTCAATAAGTGCAAGAATCTGGTGAACAGCACCTGCTATTTGATCTGCTGAATTTAGCCAGCATCCTTCTTCTACCTGCAGTAGAATCACTTGCACGTTATGCTTTAACAAATGTACATATCTACAAACTCTAAGCTCATGACTGAAATCCCAAATTTACCCTCCGATGCATATATGTGCATGGACATGCAATGAAGAATTACCTTAAGACTGATGGAGTAGAGCACCAACGGGTCTAAGGTGGTGATATTGAGGTGGAGTACGGAAAGTCGAGATTTTTGCAAGAAAACAACCATTTTCGAGAGTGGAGTTAACCTTTTCTGCAATACGATTCGAAGATTGGCATGTGAGTGGATCAAATTGACCTCGATATCTGCAATGGTTGCCTTGTGCTTTGAAGTATACTTGTTGGGATACTGAGACGAGTTTTGTGGGTACGAGAAAAGTTTGTAAAAATGGAGGGGCAGTTGTGGTATGTCACGTCCTTGGGTAGGATTAGTGGCAAAATTACTATTTTGGTCATGAATGATTGCATCTCCTTGTTGAGTTAAGCGAAACTTTTGGGCTTCAAGTGATTGCAACAGGTGTTCAAGCTCCTTCACAAATTCTATCGCACCACCAACTATTGAAGCTTGATCACCCTGAAAAATGGCATTTTCGTCCATTGATAATGATTTCTTGGGATATgaatatgtatgtgtatgtgtgtgtgtgtttgttgatcattttgaaaaagaaaagaccTTGAAAGATGAACACTAAATTATAAACGAACCCTTTGGACGTAAGATTCCGGCATGAGAGAACGCAAGACGGAGAGATGGTGGTTCATTTGTTTCCGGCGATTTCTCTCGACGGCAATGTGAGTCATTCTTTGAGTCTCTGCTTCTTCTTTGTTTTTAGACACCCTACccttcttcctcctcttcttcttcctccctaCACCTTCTACGGCTGACTTTTGATCGTTTTCCATGCTGCTGTGTGGTTGCGCGGCTGTTGGGGATGGAAAATTATAGGTGATAATTTCCATGGGAGGAGGGTGGTGGTTGTGGAAGGTAGTGGTTTCATGGAAGCTAAAAGGGGTTGCGGTGTTATAGATTATCAAGTTGAGGAGTTCATTATTAGATGAAAGTGTTTCCAACCccatctcactctctctctctctcttctggtGTGGCAACGCTTATTCATGTTTTTGTGCTTGTTTATATATGggctaaaaaaaataaacaaaacctTCGTTTTAATTTTAAACTTCTGTGACaaattgaaaattaaaaacaaaatttgttGTGGTTGAATCAGTGATTATCATGCATCGGATCTTGCTATGGGCGTTAGTGCCTGAGAATCGGAGCAGTGGTCCGGGACCTCTGGACTCCGCCACTCTTTGGAGTTTGATTGTATTTTACAAGTTGCAAACCTAAAATATAAAAAAGTATAGAATTTAATTTATATCCTtgcaaactttaaatattatttttatatttttaaaaattttaaacgaTCAGAACTAAAACTATGAAattcaaataaatattcaaattaatattttaattaagatTAAACCAATTTAATATTGAAAATTTTATCTAAATCCAGTCTATCATATCATATTATTAAACTATCGTTCTCAAATAAAAAATTAGGATTAAACCGCTATATATAATTAGAATTAAAAACCAAATTAATCTTTAAAATTTTGAAGCCTTCAACGTTAATATTTTTGAAGCTTTCAACAAACATATATTCAAAGTGAAAACAtgttaataaataaacaaaagtcataaagttattttatttaatataaatattaatgtAAAATAAGTTTAGGAAAAGCAAAATATTTATGATGACAATGTCGGTTCAAATTGTTTGATgctattaatttcattaatcaaACAACGATATAATAAATCTTATTCAATCGACTCGATAGCCATTTTGTAATCGACAAAACCTTTTTTAACTATGCAATAGATTAGCaaacaatagtaaataaaatTGTTCAACCGACTTCATTCTCATATGTTTAAAGATTCTTATGATGCAtcctattttttttgtttattactTTTGAATCACCTGTGTAAGATTTCATATAGATTGTTTCATGCATATAGTTTTTTGCAATTGACACTTTTTAAGGATGATTTTTATAGATGGTTtcattaactttttttttccatatataacatttatttttttaaaaacaatttgaATCAAATGATTGATTATGTTTATGTATGAATATTTTTTTGGAGTTTGCAATTTAGTTGTTTTCTATAAATTATAAAGAATTATTGATAAAAAAGTTATTGAGACAAAAACTATTTTAAGATTAAAaaattactttatttaaattttagtttattttaacaGTCTGTAGACTTTAAATCCAAAAACAAATAATATCTAGGATCTATATTTGACTTTCTAGTTTGATTTCTAACAACGGTTCGCCATTCTATCAACAACAACTCCTTATGTTGATTGAtttcaaattcacaatatgattttGATGTGTAAGATCCCTAGAACAATGAAATTATGATTCGAGATTCTATATTTATGAGTTGAAGGTTTTTTTTAGTTTATACATGATTTCCTTTCACCATTTATGATTTCTAAGTCAAATGAGTAGCCAATTAACGTCAATTTGATCATTGCGGT of the Lactuca sativa cultivar Salinas chromosome 6, Lsat_Salinas_v11, whole genome shotgun sequence genome contains:
- the LOC111918110 gene encoding transcription factor bHLH71 encodes the protein MGLETLSSNNELLNLIIYNTATPFSFHETTTFHNHHPPPMEIITYNFPSPTAAQPHSSMENDQKSAVEGVGRKKKRRKKGRVSKNKEEAETQRMTHIAVERNRRKQMNHHLSVLRSLMPESYVQRGDQASIVGGAIEFVKELEHLLQSLEAQKFRLTQQGDAIIHDQNSNFATNPTQGRDIPQLPLHFYKLFSYPQNSSQYPNKYTSKHKATIADIEVNLIHSHANLRIVLQKRLTPLSKMVVFLQKSRLSVLHLNITTLDPLVLYSISLKVEEGCWLNSADQIAGAVHQILALIEEEAILCIDTK